A genome region from Gloeocapsopsis sp. IPPAS B-1203 includes the following:
- a CDS encoding DUF29 domain-containing protein: MHAPSLYETDFYAWTEEQVNLLKNQQWEQVDATNLIEEQELRDRLGVLLGHLLKWQFQSEKRSSWLSTIREQRIQIKLLLADSPSLKPYLNQFFLAAYEL, translated from the coding sequence ATGCATGCACCTTCGCTTTATGAAACTGATTTCTATGCATGGACTGAAGAGCAAGTCAATTTGCTCAAGAATCAGCAGTGGGAGCAAGTAGACGCCACTAACTTAATCGAGGAACAGGAATTGCGAGATAGATTAGGAGTGTTATTAGGACATCTTTTGAAATGGCAATTTCAATCTGAAAAACGTAGTAGTTGGTTAAGTACGATTCGAGAACAACGAATTCAAATCAAATTACTTTTGGCGGATAGCCCCAGTTTAAAACCATACTTAAATCAATTTTTTTTGGCTGCTTACGAACTATGA
- a CDS encoding zinc ABC transporter substrate-binding protein, with the protein MKVRTRSQGRNYRWQVVVGFLLGLWLSACGAAMTNRADPGANAQARVVSTSTIITDWATQLGKEQIQLTGILQPGDDPHVYEPVPRDSIAFEKADLILYNGYNLEPGLIRLMNAAGVNARKLAVGEVIQPLQLEEQGTTVPDPHVWGDVQNAIAIVNAIRDAFIELLPEEQEVLTQNAANYTTQLQQLHTWVGQQIQTIPPENRRLVTTHDAFQYYANAYGLKIFGTLIGISTEEQPSAQTVRQLSDAIRDANVPTIFAETTINPALIQTVAAEAGVELATQPLYSDSIGPPGSDADSYIEMIIANTRTVVEALGGNYTPFLL; encoded by the coding sequence ATGAAAGTGAGGACTCGGTCGCAAGGCAGAAACTATAGATGGCAAGTTGTCGTTGGCTTCTTGCTGGGGTTATGGTTGAGTGCATGTGGCGCAGCAATGACCAATCGCGCCGATCCTGGGGCTAATGCTCAGGCTCGTGTTGTTTCTACGAGCACAATTATTACTGACTGGGCTACCCAACTAGGAAAAGAGCAAATTCAACTGACAGGAATTTTACAACCAGGCGATGACCCTCATGTGTATGAACCTGTCCCGCGAGATAGTATTGCCTTTGAAAAAGCTGATTTGATTCTTTATAACGGCTATAATTTAGAGCCTGGCTTGATTAGGCTCATGAATGCTGCAGGGGTTAATGCACGAAAACTTGCAGTCGGAGAAGTTATACAACCACTACAGCTAGAAGAACAAGGAACAACGGTTCCCGATCCTCATGTTTGGGGAGATGTCCAAAATGCGATCGCGATCGTCAACGCGATTCGAGATGCTTTCATTGAGTTATTACCAGAAGAACAGGAAGTTTTGACTCAAAATGCGGCAAACTATACAACACAATTGCAGCAACTTCACACTTGGGTTGGTCAGCAAATTCAAACTATTCCTCCCGAAAATCGTCGGCTTGTTACGACCCACGATGCGTTTCAATATTATGCTAATGCTTATGGCTTAAAAATTTTTGGGACTTTAATTGGTATCAGTACCGAAGAGCAACCTAGTGCCCAGACAGTACGACAATTATCTGATGCTATTAGAGACGCAAACGTTCCCACGATTTTTGCTGAAACAACAATTAATCCAGCCTTAATTCAAACTGTCGCTGCAGAAGCTGGAGTTGAATTAGCTACGCAACCTTTGTACTCAGACTCAATAGGTCCTCCAGGAAGCGATGCAGATTCTTACATTGAAATGATTATCGCTAATACTCGCACTGTTGTCGAAGCATTAGGCGGAAACTATACGCCGTTTCTGCTGTAA
- a CDS encoding MFS transporter: MMQPSNLNTNFLPSPNCNSIHRCKDSSARQSPDISYVYQVSQENTTSSSGSQVDRGVSGSIPRHNSQDIIEDSTATTSVDNEPEELGFLPVLKNRNFLALWSGQVFSQLADKVYLVLMIAIISSRFQASNQSISGWVSAIMMAFTIPAVLFGSVAGVFVDRWSKKAVLVVTNLLRGGLVLAIPVLLWMTQDWNAVGSLPTGFAILLALSFLVSTLTQFFAPAEQAAIPLIVERRHLLSANSLYTTTMMALVVVGFAVGEPLLAIADAVTMQFGSEIGKELVVGGSYAIAGCLLMLLKTGEKERRFEQESPHVWQDLRDGFQYLGKNHRIRTALIQLVILFSIFAALAVLAVRMAEVIPGLKSSQFGFLLAAGGVGIAAGATLLGQYGQRFAAIQLSLYGSMGIAGCLIGLAIFTENLLLVLLLITLLGGFASLVAIPMQTAIQKETSPEMRGKIFGLQNNVINIALTLPLALAGVAETFIGLQAVFLSLAAAAIAGGILTWYICRTET; the protein is encoded by the coding sequence ATGATGCAACCGTCTAATCTTAATACAAATTTTTTACCATCTCCTAACTGCAATAGTATCCATAGGTGTAAGGACTCATCTGCTCGTCAATCTCCGGATATTTCCTATGTTTATCAAGTTTCACAAGAAAACACGACGAGCAGTTCTGGAAGCCAAGTCGATCGAGGAGTTAGCGGTAGTATTCCTAGACACAACAGTCAGGATATTATAGAAGACTCTACAGCAACAACGTCAGTTGATAATGAACCAGAAGAATTAGGTTTTTTGCCTGTCTTAAAAAATCGCAATTTTCTTGCTTTATGGAGCGGTCAAGTTTTTTCTCAGCTGGCAGATAAAGTTTATTTAGTCTTAATGATTGCGATTATTTCCAGTCGTTTCCAAGCTAGCAATCAAAGTATCAGCGGTTGGGTATCAGCAATTATGATGGCTTTTACAATTCCTGCAGTATTGTTTGGTTCAGTTGCAGGTGTGTTTGTAGATAGATGGTCAAAAAAAGCAGTGCTAGTAGTCACTAATTTATTACGTGGTGGCTTGGTTCTGGCAATTCCAGTACTTTTATGGATGACTCAGGACTGGAACGCAGTAGGTAGCCTACCAACAGGTTTTGCCATTTTATTGGCATTGTCTTTTCTAGTTTCTACGTTGACACAATTTTTTGCTCCGGCAGAGCAGGCTGCAATTCCTTTGATAGTAGAACGACGTCATTTATTGTCAGCAAATTCTTTGTACACCACAACAATGATGGCATTAGTTGTCGTTGGGTTTGCTGTAGGTGAACCGCTACTCGCAATTGCTGATGCAGTGACAATGCAATTTGGGTCTGAAATTGGCAAAGAACTCGTCGTTGGTGGTAGTTATGCGATCGCTGGTTGCTTGCTCATGTTGTTGAAGACTGGAGAAAAAGAGCGTCGATTCGAGCAAGAATCTCCTCACGTTTGGCAAGATTTGCGTGATGGATTCCAATATCTGGGAAAAAACCACCGGATTCGTACTGCTTTAATTCAACTGGTGATCTTGTTTTCAATTTTTGCAGCACTTGCTGTTTTGGCTGTGCGCATGGCTGAAGTTATTCCTGGGCTGAAATCTTCTCAGTTTGGCTTTTTACTCGCTGCTGGAGGTGTGGGAATTGCTGCTGGTGCAACACTTTTAGGTCAATATGGTCAGCGCTTTGCTGCGATTCAACTGAGTCTTTATGGCTCGATGGGAATTGCGGGGTGTCTAATTGGTTTAGCTATATTTACTGAAAATCTTTTGTTAGTACTGCTATTGATTACACTTTTAGGCGGGTTTGCCTCTTTAGTCGCGATTCCCATGCAAACGGCAATTCAAAAGGAAACTTCTCCAGAAATGCGGGGAAAAATTTTCGGACTGCAAAACAATGTAATCAACATTGCTTTAACCCTACCACTAGCTTTAGCCGGAGTAGCCGAGACATTCATCGGATTACAGGCAGTTTTTTTGAGTTTAGCCGCAGCTGCGATCGCAGGAGGTATCCTAACCTGGTATATTTGCCGTACAGAGACATAA
- a CDS encoding metal ABC transporter permease has product MLEAIIEPLQYGFMQRSLVIAVLVGVICAIVGSYLMVQRLALLGDAISHSVLPGLAIAFIVGADIFVGAFIAGVVSTLAIALIRTRSPIKEDAAMGIVFSAFFALGITLITIVQKTNKIDLNHFLFGNILGVTSQDVWNTAIISLFVIAVVFLLYKELLFYTFDPVGAQAAGLPVNLLNFGLMVLIALTIVASLTAVGVILVLALLITPGATAYLLVKRLNQMMILGAIIGIVASISGMYLSYFYNLPSGPAIVLVASGIFVLALLFSPSQGILTYPQSHSQGWAFWKEIKNLLRSRS; this is encoded by the coding sequence ATGCTAGAAGCTATTATTGAACCGTTGCAGTATGGTTTTATGCAGCGATCGCTTGTGATTGCTGTTTTGGTTGGGGTGATTTGTGCGATTGTGGGTAGCTATTTAATGGTACAACGCCTAGCGTTACTTGGAGATGCAATTAGCCATTCAGTATTACCAGGACTCGCGATCGCTTTTATAGTAGGAGCAGATATTTTTGTCGGTGCTTTTATTGCAGGAGTCGTTAGTACACTTGCTATTGCTTTGATTCGGACGCGATCGCCGATTAAAGAAGATGCCGCAATGGGAATTGTTTTTTCTGCCTTTTTTGCGTTAGGAATTACGTTAATTACTATTGTGCAGAAAACAAATAAAATCGATCTCAACCATTTCTTATTCGGTAACATTTTAGGTGTTACTTCTCAAGATGTTTGGAATACAGCAATTATTTCTTTATTTGTGATTGCTGTTGTTTTTTTACTCTATAAAGAATTATTGTTTTATACTTTTGATCCTGTGGGTGCGCAAGCAGCAGGATTACCTGTCAATCTCCTCAATTTTGGCTTGATGGTGTTAATTGCCTTGACAATTGTAGCGAGTCTTACAGCAGTTGGTGTCATTTTAGTTTTAGCGCTATTGATTACACCAGGAGCAACAGCATACTTACTTGTCAAACGCCTCAATCAAATGATGATTTTAGGTGCAATTATAGGTATTGTTGCTAGTATTAGCGGTATGTATCTTAGCTACTTTTATAATTTACCTTCGGGTCCAGCGATTGTTTTAGTCGCATCTGGCATTTTTGTATTAGCACTATTATTTAGCCCAAGTCAAGGCATCTTAACCTATCCACAGTCTCATTCACAGGGATGGGCTTTTTGGAAAGAAATTAAGAATTTACTGCGATCGCGTTCTTAA
- a CDS encoding viroplasmin family protein, with the protein MTTKKYYAVFKGRETGIFTSWAECEEQIKGFSGALYKSFKTREEAALGLTDQMLLFRVEPKQVSFWETQNKVLPVNKFIINSVCVDASCIGNPGDVEYRGMCTATHKVIFHKRPMANGTNNLGEFLAIVHGLAYLKKQGSHLPIYSDSETAILWVRNKKVRTKLPKSDSNKEIFDLVERGLKWLENNEYTNPILKWNTACWGEIPADFGRK; encoded by the coding sequence ATGACAACCAAGAAATACTATGCAGTTTTTAAAGGTAGAGAGACAGGAATATTTACAAGCTGGGCAGAATGTGAAGAGCAAATTAAAGGGTTTAGTGGTGCACTATATAAATCCTTCAAAACTAGAGAAGAAGCAGCATTAGGACTAACTGATCAAATGCTACTTTTTCGAGTTGAACCAAAGCAAGTAAGCTTTTGGGAAACACAAAATAAAGTTTTACCAGTAAATAAATTTATTATAAATAGCGTTTGTGTTGATGCGTCGTGCATTGGTAATCCTGGTGATGTTGAATACAGAGGGATGTGTACAGCAACGCACAAGGTAATTTTCCACAAACGCCCAATGGCGAATGGTACGAATAATCTTGGAGAGTTTTTAGCTATTGTTCATGGACTTGCTTATCTAAAAAAGCAAGGAAGTCATCTACCTATTTATTCGGATTCAGAGACTGCTATTCTTTGGGTTAGGAACAAGAAAGTCCGAACAAAACTGCCAAAAAGTGATAGCAATAAAGAAATTTTTGACTTGGTAGAAAGAGGATTAAAGTGGTTAGAGAATAATGAATATACCAATCCTATTTTGAAATGGAATACGGCATGTTGGGGTGAAATTCCTGCTGATTTTGGTCGCAAATAA
- the recO gene encoding DNA repair protein RecO: MSRTYKATGINLKSMALGESDRLLTILTREFGLIRAVAPGSRKHNSSLSGRSGLFVVNELLIAKGRSLDKITQAETQESYPGLNQDLGKLAASQYLAEMTLYQALSEQPQEELFCLLSEHLSRLEKLPKNQPRLAIAHLCHAVFHLLALAGIAPQVQSCCLSGISLKPDFSNSQWQVGFSAAAGGIVSLTALEHMQKEGRNISPKTGSVSTSAEPYHDASDGTYPTKTTPQPRSVTEHGQSYQTIVHRQETPMLISRIDSQELTILQQLSQAELNQLKALTTDTNTDVNWIFIEQILRQYAQYHFGRPIRSAALIDSYFALPTSTNDDATV; the protein is encoded by the coding sequence ATGAGTCGAACTTACAAAGCCACTGGGATAAATCTGAAAAGTATGGCATTAGGTGAATCAGATCGATTGCTGACGATCCTAACGCGCGAGTTTGGTTTAATTAGAGCAGTAGCGCCTGGTTCGCGAAAACACAATTCCAGCTTAAGTGGCAGAAGTGGCTTGTTTGTTGTTAATGAATTGTTAATTGCTAAAGGGCGATCGCTTGATAAAATTACACAAGCCGAAACCCAGGAATCATACCCAGGTTTAAATCAAGATCTTGGTAAGTTAGCTGCTAGCCAATACTTGGCAGAAATGACTTTGTATCAAGCATTGAGCGAACAACCGCAAGAAGAGCTATTTTGTTTACTTAGCGAGCATCTGAGTAGATTAGAAAAACTACCTAAAAATCAGCCGCGTTTGGCGATCGCCCATCTGTGTCATGCAGTTTTTCACTTGCTTGCACTCGCAGGAATTGCCCCTCAAGTGCAAAGTTGTTGTTTAAGCGGAATTTCGTTAAAACCCGACTTCAGCAATTCGCAGTGGCAAGTAGGATTTAGTGCTGCTGCAGGTGGAATTGTCAGTTTAACTGCACTGGAACACATGCAAAAGGAGGGGCGCAACATATCACCTAAAACTGGTTCGGTAAGCACGAGCGCAGAACCTTACCATGATGCCTCTGATGGAACTTATCCAACCAAAACTACTCCTCAACCAAGAAGTGTAACAGAGCATGGGCAAAGCTATCAGACGATTGTGCATCGGCAAGAAACACCTATGTTAATTAGCCGGATTGATTCTCAAGAACTGACCATATTACAACAGCTATCCCAAGCTGAGTTAAATCAACTCAAAGCATTAACAACAGACACTAATACAGATGTTAACTGGATATTCATTGAGCAAATTTTACGACAATATGCTCAGTATCATTTCGGTCGCCCAATTCGCTCTGCTGCCCTAATCGATAGTTATTTTGCTTTGCCGACTTCTACAAATGATGATGCAACCGTCTAA
- a CDS encoding glycosyltransferase family 4 protein, with the protein MHIAWIGKKSPFCGNVTYSREVTNALLERGHQVSFLHFAQEEAEPDNWPDCPEVSLPFLYKSQVYTIPTLKAAKVLSQSLRQLKPDLVHASLTLSPLDFLLPDICGELNLPLIATFHTPFAGKGAKLKSGTQLLAYQLYAPFLVNYDRVIVFSQVQRELLSRLGLLPENIAVIPNGVEIHKYSPGSSKIKARFNAKRLFIYQGRLAPEKNVEPLLRAWKYSEMHPQSKLLIVGDGPLTPSLEPFYGPEHGIHWLGFIAEEEQRIEILRGCDVFILPSLVEGLSISLLEAMACGVACLATDVGADGEVLEAGAGVILTPRRVESQLRTLLPLFQDHPELTTLLGDKARQRVVERYTLSQNITQLEKLYAQVLEQQHFHLSRGA; encoded by the coding sequence ATGCATATTGCCTGGATTGGAAAAAAATCACCCTTTTGTGGCAATGTCACGTATAGCCGAGAAGTCACCAATGCTTTGTTGGAACGGGGACATCAAGTCAGCTTTCTTCACTTTGCGCAAGAGGAGGCAGAGCCAGATAACTGGCCCGATTGTCCAGAAGTTTCTTTGCCATTTCTGTACAAATCGCAAGTTTATACAATTCCAACTCTCAAAGCTGCCAAGGTCTTGAGTCAATCTTTACGGCAACTCAAACCTGACTTAGTGCATGCGTCATTAACATTGTCCCCACTTGACTTTCTCTTACCAGATATCTGTGGAGAATTGAATTTGCCACTGATTGCAACTTTTCATACTCCTTTTGCTGGCAAGGGAGCGAAGCTGAAATCGGGAACACAGCTTTTGGCTTACCAACTCTATGCTCCATTTTTAGTAAACTACGATCGCGTCATCGTTTTTTCTCAGGTGCAGCGTGAGTTATTATCTCGATTGGGACTCTTACCTGAAAATATTGCTGTCATCCCCAATGGAGTAGAAATTCATAAATACTCTCCTGGCTCATCGAAAATCAAAGCAAGGTTCAACGCCAAGCGTTTATTTATTTACCAAGGTCGCCTTGCTCCAGAGAAGAATGTAGAGCCACTGCTACGCGCCTGGAAGTATTCAGAAATGCATCCACAGAGTAAATTGCTCATTGTGGGTGATGGTCCTTTAACACCTTCGCTAGAACCATTCTATGGTCCTGAACATGGGATTCATTGGCTTGGTTTTATTGCAGAAGAAGAACAGCGAATTGAAATTCTCCGAGGTTGTGACGTATTTATTTTGCCATCCTTGGTCGAAGGACTTTCGATTTCTCTACTAGAGGCTATGGCTTGCGGTGTTGCTTGCTTAGCGACTGATGTTGGTGCAGATGGAGAAGTTTTAGAAGCTGGTGCTGGTGTTATTCTCACTCCACGTCGGGTAGAATCGCAGCTACGAACCTTGCTGCCACTTTTTCAAGACCATCCTGAGTTAACCACTTTATTAGGTGACAAAGCACGTCAGCGAGTTGTAGAACGCTATACGCTTAGCCAGAACATTACTCAGTTAGAAAAGCTGTATGCTCAAGTTTTGGAGCAACAACATTTTCATTTGAGTCGCGGAGCATAG
- the secG gene encoding preprotein translocase subunit SecG: MTVYNIVEVLWVISAIGLTVLVLLHSPKGDGIGAIGGQAQLFSSTKSAETTLNRVTWTLAVLFLSFTVVLSANWLTQ, translated from the coding sequence ATGACAGTTTACAACATTGTAGAAGTCCTCTGGGTAATATCTGCGATTGGTTTAACAGTTTTGGTACTGTTACATAGTCCCAAAGGAGATGGTATTGGTGCGATCGGCGGACAAGCACAATTATTTAGTAGCACTAAAAGCGCGGAAACTACCCTAAATCGCGTGACTTGGACACTTGCAGTACTTTTTCTGAGTTTCACTGTTGTTCTTAGTGCTAATTGGTTAACTCAGTAA
- a CDS encoding metal ABC transporter ATP-binding protein: MEDAAITVSHLGVQYRNVEALHDANFEIYPGRITGIIGPNGAGKSTLIKAMLGLVSASSGTVLYRGEPLKSQLEKVAYVPQRSMIDWSYPATVWDIVLMGRVRKAGWFRRFSHVSRQVAAAALERVGMSEYRDRSIGQLSGGQQQRVFLARALAEEAEVFCFDEPLAGIDKKTEAVIFEVFHELAAAGKIVLVVNHDLGEAITNFDDLILLNKEVIASGSRTTVLQPENMNRAYRGQVVFFNGEAA; this comes from the coding sequence ATGGAAGACGCAGCAATTACTGTCAGCCATCTAGGAGTTCAATATCGAAATGTTGAAGCATTGCATGATGCTAACTTCGAGATTTACCCTGGAAGAATAACTGGAATTATCGGTCCTAACGGTGCTGGTAAGAGTACCTTAATCAAGGCAATGCTAGGGCTAGTTTCAGCAAGCAGTGGCACTGTATTGTATCGAGGTGAGCCGCTCAAGTCTCAGTTAGAGAAAGTCGCTTATGTTCCGCAACGCTCGATGATTGATTGGAGTTATCCTGCTACTGTGTGGGATATCGTTTTGATGGGGCGAGTGCGTAAAGCTGGTTGGTTTCGCCGCTTTTCTCATGTTAGCCGCCAAGTGGCTGCTGCTGCGTTGGAACGTGTGGGAATGAGTGAGTATCGCGATCGCTCAATCGGGCAACTCTCTGGTGGACAACAGCAACGAGTTTTTCTTGCTCGTGCATTAGCAGAAGAAGCAGAGGTATTCTGTTTTGATGAACCACTAGCAGGCATTGATAAAAAAACTGAAGCAGTCATTTTTGAGGTTTTTCACGAGCTAGCCGCAGCAGGTAAAATTGTGCTAGTTGTTAACCATGACTTGGGTGAAGCAATTACTAATTTTGACGACCTCATTTTATTGAATAAAGAAGTTATTGCGAGTGGTTCGCGTACTACTGTCTTACAACCCGAAAACATGAACCGCGCTTATCGAGGACAAGTTGTGTTTTTTAATGGAGAAGCAGCATGA
- the gpmI gene encoding 2,3-bisphosphoglycerate-independent phosphoglycerate mutase, whose amino-acid sequence MTQAPVAPVVLVILDGWGYREEADGNAIAAAKVPVMDSLWHTYPRTLIKTSGKAVGLPEGQMGNSEVGHLNIGAGRVVPQELVRISDAVEDGSIHQNAALLQVCQDVRERNGKLHLIGLCSEGGVHSHVNHLLGLLDFAKAQGMTQVCIHAITDGRDTMPTEGVGIIQLIQDYTARIGIGEIVTISGRYYAMDRDRRWDRVKLAYDVMAQDGEGDGRSALEILQASYDAGVTDEFVVPHRVASGAVASGDGVIFFNFRPDRARQLTQAFVAPEFDGFERKEKIKPLSFVTFTQYDPELSVAVAFTPQNLNNILGQVISEHGLKQFRTAETEKYAHVTYFFNGGLEEPFAGEERELVMSPMVATYDRAPSMSAEAVTDVATNAIKQGIYSLVVINYANPDMVGHTGQIEATVQALETVDTCLGRLLESISQAGGTAIVTADHGNAEYMRDPQGNPWTAHTTNPVPLILIEGERAKIPGYGGDVSLRSGGRLCDIAPTILDILQLPQPSEMTGHSLLKPVGDQNQRIRTPVQSAL is encoded by the coding sequence ATGACCCAAGCACCTGTTGCTCCCGTGGTGCTAGTCATTTTAGACGGGTGGGGCTATCGAGAAGAAGCAGACGGTAACGCGATCGCTGCGGCTAAAGTCCCAGTAATGGATAGCCTCTGGCACACATATCCTCGAACTCTTATCAAAACTTCAGGTAAGGCAGTAGGTTTGCCAGAAGGTCAGATGGGAAACTCTGAAGTAGGGCATCTTAATATCGGTGCAGGGCGCGTTGTACCACAAGAATTAGTACGAATTTCTGATGCAGTAGAAGATGGATCAATCCATCAAAACGCAGCGCTATTACAAGTGTGTCAAGATGTTCGCGAGCGTAATGGCAAGTTGCATTTGATTGGTCTTTGCTCAGAAGGTGGTGTTCATTCTCACGTTAACCATTTGTTAGGATTGCTTGACTTTGCTAAAGCCCAAGGCATGACTCAAGTATGTATTCATGCAATTACAGATGGTCGCGATACAATGCCCACAGAGGGTGTTGGTATCATTCAGTTGATTCAAGACTATACCGCAAGGATTGGTATCGGGGAAATTGTCACAATTAGCGGACGATATTACGCAATGGATCGCGATCGCCGTTGGGATCGAGTTAAACTTGCCTACGATGTGATGGCTCAAGATGGAGAAGGAGATGGTCGCTCTGCTCTTGAAATTTTACAAGCTTCCTACGATGCCGGAGTCACCGATGAGTTTGTCGTTCCTCATCGTGTAGCATCAGGAGCGGTAGCATCAGGTGATGGAGTTATCTTCTTCAATTTTCGTCCAGATCGAGCAAGACAACTTACCCAAGCCTTTGTTGCGCCAGAATTCGATGGCTTTGAGCGCAAAGAGAAGATTAAACCTTTATCCTTTGTCACATTTACGCAGTACGATCCTGAGCTATCAGTAGCGGTTGCTTTTACACCACAAAACTTGAACAATATCTTAGGGCAAGTAATCTCTGAACATGGGCTTAAACAATTTCGCACAGCAGAAACCGAAAAGTATGCCCACGTTACCTACTTCTTCAACGGTGGTTTAGAAGAACCATTTGCAGGCGAAGAGCGAGAACTTGTCATGAGTCCGATGGTAGCAACTTACGATCGCGCTCCGAGTATGTCAGCTGAAGCTGTGACTGATGTTGCTACTAATGCAATTAAACAAGGTATTTACTCCTTGGTGGTGATCAATTACGCTAATCCTGACATGGTGGGACACACAGGACAAATAGAAGCAACCGTCCAAGCACTAGAAACAGTTGATACTTGTTTAGGACGTTTGCTAGAAAGTATCAGTCAAGCAGGTGGCACTGCTATTGTCACAGCAGATCATGGCAATGCTGAATATATGCGAGATCCACAAGGCAATCCTTGGACGGCGCATACAACTAACCCCGTACCGCTGATCTTAATTGAAGGCGAACGAGCTAAAATACCAGGGTATGGTGGAGACGTCAGTTTGCGTAGCGGTGGTCGTTTGTGTGATATTGCTCCAACTATTTTGGACATACTCCAGCTACCGCAGCCATCCGAGATGACTGGACACTCGCTGCTAAAACCAGTTGGGGATCAGAATCAAAGAATACGTACTCCCGTGCAATCGGCTCTATAA
- a CDS encoding peptidase — translation MRIKSVLRQIFMWGLAAIAALLVVLHGNSVGSNSLVIAAETPQSQHSESVILPPSKPHPLPATLAQWYDQTNSDDYFLEVKPTKIGYLIWSQFPIKVYIQQPQLESSDADILQSWANEVLQAIQEWSVYLPLQVIAQPEGADIKIMRSSPPLRIAPNQMPRARSAETSYEFYINSNNLLSHRCSILLSPSQAGQYLQAAARHEFGHALGIWGHSSLQSDALYFAQVRNPPLISARDANTLKRIYEQPTQLGWSLQRHRADINS, via the coding sequence ATGCGAATCAAGTCTGTTTTACGGCAGATTTTTATGTGGGGATTAGCTGCGATCGCAGCACTGTTAGTTGTTTTACACGGCAATAGTGTTGGTAGTAATTCATTGGTTATCGCAGCGGAAACACCTCAATCGCAACACAGTGAATCAGTAATTTTACCACCTTCAAAGCCACATCCTCTTCCCGCTACCTTAGCTCAGTGGTACGATCAAACTAATAGTGATGATTACTTTCTAGAAGTTAAACCAACAAAAATTGGTTACTTGATCTGGTCGCAATTTCCAATTAAGGTTTATATCCAACAACCACAACTAGAAAGTAGCGATGCAGATATCTTACAAAGCTGGGCGAATGAAGTTTTACAGGCAATTCAAGAGTGGAGCGTCTATCTACCTTTGCAAGTGATAGCACAACCCGAAGGCGCTGACATCAAAATTATGCGCTCATCTCCTCCATTAAGAATAGCCCCTAATCAAATGCCACGAGCACGTTCTGCAGAAACAAGCTACGAGTTTTACATTAACAGCAACAACTTGCTATCACATCGTTGCTCTATTTTACTTAGTCCTAGTCAAGCAGGTCAGTATCTTCAAGCGGCAGCACGGCATGAGTTTGGTCATGCCTTAGGAATTTGGGGACATAGTTCATTACAAAGTGATGCTTTATACTTTGCTCAAGTACGCAATCCTCCCCTAATCTCTGCTAGAGATGCGAACACGCTCAAGCGTATCTATGAACAACCAACACAATTAGGATGGTCATTACAGAGACATAGAGCTGATATCAACTCGTAA
- the deoC gene encoding deoxyribose-phosphate aldolase, producing MAADYPDIDIAPLIDHALLHPTATSEQVQQWCEQADRFQFAAVCVYPTHVRQAAELLHGKNPRVCTVIGFPTGATTSNVKLYEAQEAVDNGATELDVVINLGWLKAGKTEQLHREIAEICEVGRTVKVILETALLTDAEKRLAAEICMDAGAAFLKTSTGWHGGATVADVRLLKEVARDRVGIKASGGIRTIEQAFELILAGATRLGTSRGPELIRQRDNLDIDQEIISN from the coding sequence ATGGCTGCTGATTATCCAGATATAGATATTGCGCCATTAATCGATCACGCGCTCCTACATCCCACAGCAACTTCAGAGCAGGTGCAACAGTGGTGCGAACAAGCAGATCGCTTTCAGTTTGCAGCAGTGTGCGTTTACCCTACTCATGTACGCCAAGCGGCTGAACTGCTTCACGGAAAGAATCCGCGAGTTTGTACAGTGATTGGATTTCCGACAGGCGCTACCACCTCAAATGTAAAGCTTTATGAAGCACAAGAAGCAGTAGATAATGGTGCAACAGAATTAGATGTTGTCATTAACCTCGGTTGGCTCAAAGCGGGTAAAACTGAGCAATTACATCGGGAAATTGCTGAGATTTGTGAAGTGGGTAGAACTGTCAAAGTTATTCTAGAAACTGCCTTGCTGACAGATGCAGAAAAACGCCTTGCCGCAGAAATATGTATGGATGCTGGAGCCGCATTTTTAAAAACGAGTACTGGTTGGCATGGAGGTGCGACAGTTGCAGATGTGCGACTTTTGAAAGAAGTTGCCAGAGATCGTGTCGGAATTAAAGCGTCCGGCGGAATTCGTACAATTGAACAAGCGTTTGAGTTAATTTTAGCCGGTGCGACACGATTAGGAACCTCGCGAGGTCCAGAATTGATTCGCCAACGCGATAACCTGGATATAGATCAGGAAATCATCAGTAACTAA